Proteins from a genomic interval of Streptomyces sp. NBC_00820:
- a CDS encoding amidase, with the protein MVHDRPAGLAESVRALAAGEVTSRALVERALVRIEATQPDLNAFRIVRAEAALAEAEAADRELAAGVRRPLLGVPVAVKDDMDVAGEPTAFGCRGDFPPAAEDGEAVRRLRAAGAVIVGKTNTCELGQWPFTEGPAFGETRNPWHTGHTPGGSSGGSATAVAAGLVPAALGSDGAGSIRIPASWTHLIGIKPQRGRISTWPLGESFHGITVNGTLARTVADAALLLDAASGNHDRDPHRPPALTVADAVGRDPGRLRVALSLKPPFTAVPARLLPEVRARVIELADRLAELGHLVEEADPPYGRIGLTFVPRATAGIADRVREAPDPALLDPRTRDAARLGRLLGGAPLRAARRAEAVLHRRIGAFFTSYDVILAPTTAAPPPAVGALYHLRGFATDRAMIAACPYAWPWNVLGWPGVNVPAGFVSGGLPVGAQLLGPAGSEPLLVSVAAQLEAELRWHELWPPQGTGGAGEVKGSGRQNGAGGDASGPSVVRP; encoded by the coding sequence ATGGTGCACGACCGTCCCGCGGGCCTCGCGGAGTCCGTTCGCGCGCTTGCCGCGGGGGAGGTGACCTCGCGCGCGCTGGTGGAACGGGCGCTGGTGCGGATCGAGGCGACACAGCCGGACCTGAACGCCTTCCGGATCGTGCGCGCCGAGGCCGCGCTCGCCGAAGCGGAGGCCGCGGACCGGGAGTTGGCCGCGGGGGTGCGCCGGCCGCTGCTCGGCGTGCCGGTCGCGGTGAAGGACGACATGGACGTGGCGGGCGAGCCGACCGCGTTCGGCTGCCGGGGCGACTTCCCGCCGGCCGCGGAGGACGGGGAGGCGGTACGACGGCTGCGCGCGGCCGGAGCCGTGATCGTCGGCAAGACGAACACCTGTGAGCTGGGGCAGTGGCCGTTCACCGAGGGGCCGGCGTTCGGGGAGACCCGGAATCCCTGGCACACCGGCCACACCCCCGGCGGTTCCTCGGGCGGTTCGGCCACCGCCGTCGCCGCGGGGCTGGTCCCGGCCGCGCTCGGCTCGGACGGCGCCGGTTCGATACGGATCCCGGCCTCCTGGACCCACCTGATCGGCATCAAGCCACAGCGCGGACGCATCTCGACCTGGCCGCTCGGGGAGTCGTTCCACGGCATCACGGTCAACGGCACCCTGGCCCGTACGGTCGCCGACGCGGCCCTGTTGCTGGACGCGGCGAGCGGCAACCACGACCGGGATCCGCACCGGCCACCGGCCCTCACGGTGGCGGACGCGGTCGGCCGCGACCCCGGCCGGCTGCGCGTCGCCCTGTCGCTGAAGCCGCCGTTCACCGCCGTACCGGCCCGTCTGCTGCCGGAGGTACGGGCGCGGGTCATCGAACTCGCGGACAGGCTGGCTGAGTTGGGGCACCTCGTGGAGGAGGCCGACCCTCCCTACGGCCGGATCGGGCTCACCTTCGTGCCGCGTGCCACCGCAGGCATCGCCGACCGGGTCCGCGAGGCCCCGGACCCCGCCCTGCTCGACCCGCGCACCCGGGACGCGGCCCGGCTGGGCCGGCTGCTCGGCGGGGCCCCGCTGCGGGCGGCCCGGCGCGCGGAGGCGGTTCTGCACCGACGGATCGGCGCGTTCTTCACGTCGTACGACGTGATCCTCGCCCCGACGACGGCCGCCCCGCCGCCCGCGGTCGGCGCCCTGTACCACCTTCGCGGGTTCGCCACCGACCGGGCGATGATCGCCGCCTGCCCCTATGCCTGGCCGTGGAACGTGCTGGGCTGGCCCGGCGTGAACGTGCCCGCGGGCTTCGTGAGCGGCGGCCTCCCCGTGGGCGCCCAACTGCTCGGCCCGGCCGGCAGCGAGCCCCTGCTGGTGTCCGTCGCCGCCCAGTTGGAGGCGGAACTGCGCTGGCACGAGCTGTGGCCGCCGCAGGGGACGGGCGGGGCGGGCGAGGTGAAGGGGTCTGGGCGGCAAAACGGGGCGGGCGGGGACGCCTCTGGGCCCTCGGTCGTCCGACCGTAG
- a CDS encoding NAD(P)H-dependent oxidoreductase encodes MTVRILALVGSLRAGSHNRQLAEAAVKLAPEGVEVELFEGLAEVPFYNEDVDVEGGVPAAAATLRAAAQAADAFLLFSPEYNGTMPAVLKNAIDWLSRPYGAGAFGGKPVAVIGTAFGQYGGVWAQDDTRKAAGIAGGKVIEDIKLSIPGSVTRFAETHPVDDAEVAAQLTEVVARLHGTVGQVSAA; translated from the coding sequence ATGACTGTTCGCATCCTCGCGCTCGTCGGCAGCCTTCGCGCCGGTTCGCACAACCGCCAGCTCGCCGAGGCGGCCGTCAAGCTCGCGCCCGAGGGCGTCGAGGTCGAGCTCTTCGAGGGCCTGGCCGAGGTCCCCTTCTACAACGAGGACGTCGACGTCGAGGGCGGCGTCCCGGCCGCCGCCGCGACGCTGCGCGCGGCCGCGCAGGCCGCCGACGCGTTCCTGCTCTTCTCGCCCGAGTACAACGGCACCATGCCGGCCGTGCTGAAGAACGCCATCGACTGGCTGTCCCGCCCGTACGGCGCCGGCGCCTTCGGCGGCAAGCCGGTCGCCGTCATCGGCACCGCCTTCGGCCAGTACGGCGGCGTGTGGGCGCAGGACGACACCCGCAAGGCCGCGGGCATCGCCGGTGGCAAGGTCATCGAGGACATCAAGCTCTCCATCCCGGGCTCCGTGACCCGCTTCGCCGAGACCCACCCGGTCGACGACGCCGAGGTCGCCGCGCAGCTGACCGAGGTCGTCGCCCGCCTGCACGGCACCGTGGGCCAGGTCTCGGCCGCCTGA
- the trxA gene encoding thioredoxin has product MSSTVELTKENFDQTVSENSFVLIDFWATWCGPCRQFAPVYEKAATENPDLVFGKVDTEAQPELAQSFGIQSIPTLMIVRDQIAIFAQPGALPEAALTDLIEQARKLDMDQVRKDIAKEQEQTQEQGE; this is encoded by the coding sequence ATGAGCAGCACTGTGGAGCTGACCAAGGAGAACTTCGACCAGACGGTGTCGGAGAACAGCTTCGTTCTCATCGACTTCTGGGCGACCTGGTGCGGTCCGTGCCGACAGTTCGCCCCCGTCTACGAGAAGGCCGCCACGGAGAACCCCGACCTGGTCTTCGGCAAGGTGGACACCGAGGCCCAGCCGGAGCTGGCGCAGTCCTTCGGCATCCAGTCGATCCCGACCCTGATGATCGTGCGGGACCAGATCGCGATCTTCGCCCAGCCGGGCGCACTGCCCGAGGCGGCCCTCACGGACCTCATCGAGCAGGCCCGCAAGCTGGACATGGACCAGGTCCGCAAGGACATCGCGAAGGAGCAGGAGCAGACGCAGGAACAGGGCGAGTGA
- a CDS encoding LacI family DNA-binding transcriptional regulator produces the protein MVQIPNTPTSADVARLAGVSRATVSYVLNNTSAVRISEATRRRVHDAARELGYVPHAAARSLRAGHSRMVLMPAPATPMGPLYGRFLTELQSALGRLDYTVVQHGGVGLQGDEAARAWAELRPAAVLVPGTGLGPRGVAVLKRAGARAVVTLGPERVEGAHALLTDHAAVGHCAGAHLYARGRRRIGVVVPEEAGLDVFSRPRLAGVRRALLGTDATTTALPLAYTEESAAELASRWPESDLDAVFAYNDEYAMLLMRALQDEGLRVPEDVAVVGADDLMLGRLLRPRLSTVRFDLPSCRDLAELVDRAVRDPGVEPEVRTVQGASLVHRASS, from the coding sequence ATGGTGCAGATACCGAACACGCCTACGAGCGCCGACGTGGCCCGCCTGGCCGGCGTCTCACGGGCGACCGTGTCCTACGTTCTCAACAACACCAGTGCCGTACGGATCAGCGAGGCGACCCGTCGCCGTGTCCACGACGCCGCGCGCGAACTCGGCTACGTGCCCCACGCGGCCGCGCGAAGCCTGCGCGCCGGACACAGCCGGATGGTCCTGATGCCCGCGCCCGCGACCCCGATGGGCCCCCTCTACGGCCGCTTCCTCACCGAACTCCAGTCGGCCCTCGGCCGCCTCGACTACACCGTCGTGCAACACGGCGGCGTCGGCCTCCAGGGCGACGAAGCCGCCCGTGCCTGGGCCGAGTTACGGCCCGCCGCCGTACTCGTGCCCGGTACGGGACTCGGCCCGCGGGGCGTCGCCGTCCTGAAGCGGGCCGGCGCGCGGGCCGTGGTGACCCTCGGCCCCGAACGCGTCGAGGGTGCCCACGCCCTGCTGACGGACCACGCCGCCGTCGGCCACTGCGCGGGAGCCCACCTGTACGCCCGCGGCAGACGGCGCATCGGCGTCGTCGTACCCGAGGAGGCCGGGCTGGACGTGTTCTCCCGGCCCCGACTCGCGGGCGTGCGCAGGGCGTTGCTCGGTACGGACGCGACGACGACCGCGCTGCCGCTCGCGTACACCGAGGAGAGCGCGGCTGAACTCGCCTCGCGCTGGCCGGAGTCGGACCTCGACGCGGTGTTCGCCTACAACGACGAGTACGCGATGCTCCTCATGCGGGCCCTCCAGGACGAGGGCCTGCGCGTTCCCGAGGACGTGGCCGTCGTCGGCGCCGACGACCTGATGCTCGGCAGGCTGCTGCGGCCCCGACTCAGCACGGTACGCTTCGATTTGCCCTCCTGCCGCGACCTCGCGGAACTGGTCGACCGCGCGGTGCGCGACCCCGGTGTCGAGCCCGAGGTCCGCACGGTGCAGGGCGCGTCACTGGTCCACCGGGCCTCCAGCTGA
- a CDS encoding TerD family protein codes for MTKGSNVVLSTLSENAGSVIVGLCWLSPSGEGDADVSVLALGPDGKVRTDADFYFYNNPVAADGSVQLLGKAPADRGDVDRIGFDLTAVPGDVHRMVVAASRYGGARFGELEELTVTLSDGGGEGLLRFAIGDVDSVSAVVFGELYRHAGEWKFRAVGQGYADGLAGLATDFGVDIDDDAGSESESESAPDAPDAPDAPDDAVAVEQEVAPAPVTACGTGAERGEAALPAPRAPQDRTEPATGPARPRTARRKTTLPKVARKSLAENESWRDARLFPVSALKSDRDRETRATSVMLSVMAQVPEFGRRLTAAFGAPAGRIETFTEVSLPHGSGPRRPDGVIRVERAGKLWTALVETKTNGNPLKAEQVQAYADIAARRGYEAVITLSNDVALEGSSLVDVRIDGRRKHKVALWHLSWAEVAYQAQMLIRHEGVGNPAHAWLLQELLHYLQHENSGCHGFQNMGPAWVPVRNGIDDETLCPGDPRALEVVESWERLIRQVCLGLGGELGRKVLPVQRGKRGVGPQERRSVQADQLCGQGRLQAELRIEGITGVLAVSADLRTSRVRVSTEIPAPEQGYPLTWVKRLVRRLADAPADLHVETLVESGAGGPRGTLERLRPEPADLLPTADAARITGFRLSLRRGMGSGRGNAESGFIRSVDDAVRRFHGQVIVHLDQAPARKGPVREVVPAG; via the coding sequence ATGACGAAGGGGTCGAACGTCGTACTCTCGACCCTGAGCGAGAACGCCGGCTCGGTGATCGTCGGCCTGTGCTGGCTCAGCCCGAGCGGTGAAGGCGACGCGGATGTGTCGGTCCTGGCGCTGGGCCCGGACGGGAAGGTCCGTACCGACGCCGACTTCTACTTCTACAACAACCCGGTCGCCGCCGACGGAAGCGTGCAACTGCTGGGCAAGGCACCTGCCGACCGCGGTGACGTGGACCGCATCGGGTTCGATCTGACCGCGGTCCCGGGGGACGTGCACCGGATGGTCGTCGCCGCGAGCCGGTACGGCGGGGCGCGCTTCGGTGAACTGGAGGAGCTGACTGTCACGCTGTCCGACGGAGGGGGCGAGGGACTCCTCCGGTTCGCGATCGGCGATGTCGACTCGGTGAGCGCGGTCGTCTTCGGCGAGCTCTACCGCCACGCCGGCGAATGGAAGTTCCGTGCCGTGGGGCAGGGTTACGCGGACGGTCTGGCCGGTCTGGCGACGGACTTCGGTGTCGACATCGACGACGACGCAGGGTCCGAGTCCGAATCTGAGTCCGCGCCGGACGCGCCGGACGCACCGGACGCGCCGGACGACGCGGTGGCGGTCGAACAGGAGGTCGCGCCCGCGCCTGTGACCGCTTGCGGAACCGGCGCGGAGCGAGGGGAGGCCGCGCTCCCGGCTCCTCGCGCGCCGCAGGACCGGACCGAGCCGGCCACGGGTCCGGCGCGGCCCCGTACGGCCAGGAGGAAGACCACCCTGCCGAAGGTCGCGAGGAAGTCTCTCGCGGAGAACGAGTCCTGGAGGGACGCGAGGCTCTTCCCCGTGTCGGCCCTCAAGAGCGACCGGGACCGCGAGACACGTGCGACCTCGGTGATGCTTTCCGTCATGGCGCAGGTGCCGGAATTCGGCAGGAGGCTGACGGCCGCGTTCGGTGCACCGGCCGGCCGTATCGAGACGTTCACGGAGGTCTCACTGCCGCACGGGAGCGGTCCGCGGCGTCCCGACGGAGTCATCCGGGTCGAGCGGGCCGGCAAGTTGTGGACAGCGCTGGTCGAGACGAAGACCAACGGCAACCCCCTCAAGGCCGAACAGGTACAGGCGTACGCGGACATCGCCGCGCGGCGCGGTTACGAGGCGGTGATCACGCTGTCCAACGACGTTGCCCTGGAAGGTAGTTCACTGGTCGACGTCAGGATCGACGGCCGACGCAAGCACAAGGTGGCGCTCTGGCACCTTTCCTGGGCCGAAGTGGCCTATCAGGCGCAGATGCTGATTCGCCACGAGGGCGTCGGCAACCCGGCACACGCCTGGCTGCTCCAGGAGCTGCTTCACTACCTCCAGCACGAGAACTCGGGCTGCCACGGTTTCCAGAACATGGGCCCCGCGTGGGTTCCCGTGCGCAACGGCATCGACGACGAAACCCTGTGCCCGGGTGATCCGCGAGCCCTTGAGGTGGTGGAGAGCTGGGAGCGGCTGATCCGCCAGGTGTGCCTCGGCCTGGGCGGGGAGCTCGGCCGGAAGGTCCTGCCGGTGCAGCGCGGCAAGCGGGGCGTGGGGCCGCAGGAACGCCGGAGCGTGCAGGCCGACCAGTTGTGCGGCCAGGGCCGGCTCCAGGCGGAACTCCGCATCGAGGGAATCACCGGTGTCCTCGCGGTCTCCGCGGATCTGCGTACCAGCAGGGTGCGCGTCTCCACCGAGATCCCGGCGCCCGAGCAGGGGTATCCGCTGACGTGGGTGAAGCGACTCGTCAGACGTCTGGCCGATGCCCCGGCCGATCTGCACGTCGAGACCCTGGTCGAGAGCGGCGCCGGCGGCCCACGCGGGACGCTGGAGCGCCTGCGTCCCGAACCGGCGGACCTGCTGCCCACGGCCGACGCCGCCCGGATCACCGGATTCCGCCTCTCACTGCGCAGGGGCATGGGAAGCGGCCGAGGCAACGCGGAGTCCGGCTTCATCCGCAGCGTGGACGACGCCGTGCGGCGCTTCCACGGACAGGTGATCGTCCACCTCGATCAGGCCCCTGCCCGTAAGGGGCCGGTCAGGGAGGTCGTGCCGGCGGGGTGA
- a CDS encoding flotillin family protein yields the protein MPMVVGVVAGAVVVAVLILIGLFKMMWRVAEPNEALIISGSKHRTEGLEEGMGFRIVTGRGTLVLPGVQAVRKLSLDLNETELSVDCVTHQGIPLKVRGVVIFKVGDDFVSIANAGRRFLDQQRMMSERVHNVFAGHLRSIVGGLTVEDMIRDREKLTGQTRAACGTEMEKLGLIVDSLQIHEIEDPTGYIQNLAMPHAAAVQRDARIAQAEANRLATEAEQQSYARMAEATRDSEILQAGYQAERDKAAASSRQAGPLADAAARQEVVVQETRVAELEAHRREQQLQADVRKPADAKAYEKRTLAEAERDVRISAAQAKAKETELAAAAEATRVKTAAGAEAEATKTRGTATAAATRATGEAEAAAAQAKGLAEAEATRAQGLAEAEAIKARAAALAENQEAVVAQQLAENWPEIVQAGASAFGNVDNMVLLNGADGMAEMFAKALTMGGTGLGLARQLLSSMNQNGPAQNGTSPAANGAVAPASQKIPLEQEA from the coding sequence ATGCCGATGGTTGTCGGCGTCGTTGCGGGGGCGGTCGTCGTTGCCGTCCTCATTCTGATCGGTCTGTTCAAGATGATGTGGCGGGTCGCCGAGCCGAACGAGGCACTCATCATCTCGGGGTCCAAGCACCGTACCGAGGGCCTTGAGGAGGGCATGGGCTTCCGTATCGTCACGGGCCGCGGCACGCTGGTGCTGCCGGGCGTGCAGGCGGTGCGCAAGCTCTCACTCGACCTGAACGAGACCGAGTTGTCGGTGGACTGCGTGACCCACCAGGGCATTCCGCTGAAGGTGCGGGGTGTGGTCATCTTCAAGGTGGGCGACGACTTCGTGTCGATCGCCAACGCGGGCCGCCGTTTCCTGGACCAGCAGCGCATGATGTCGGAGCGGGTGCACAACGTCTTCGCCGGTCATCTCCGTTCCATCGTGGGCGGGTTGACGGTCGAGGACATGATCCGCGACCGGGAGAAGCTGACCGGGCAGACCCGGGCGGCCTGCGGTACGGAGATGGAGAAGCTCGGCCTGATCGTCGACTCGCTGCAGATCCACGAGATCGAGGACCCGACCGGCTACATCCAGAACCTGGCGATGCCGCACGCTGCCGCCGTGCAGCGGGACGCGCGGATCGCCCAGGCGGAGGCGAACCGTCTCGCCACCGAGGCCGAGCAGCAGTCGTACGCCCGGATGGCGGAGGCCACCCGGGACAGCGAGATCCTCCAGGCCGGCTACCAGGCCGAGCGGGACAAGGCGGCGGCGAGCTCGCGCCAGGCCGGCCCGCTCGCCGACGCGGCCGCCCGGCAGGAGGTCGTGGTGCAGGAGACGAGGGTCGCGGAGCTGGAGGCGCACCGCAGGGAGCAGCAGCTCCAGGCGGACGTCCGCAAGCCGGCCGACGCCAAGGCCTACGAGAAGCGGACGCTGGCCGAGGCCGAGCGTGACGTGCGGATCTCGGCGGCCCAGGCCAAGGCGAAGGAGACGGAACTGGCGGCCGCCGCCGAGGCCACGCGGGTCAAGACGGCCGCGGGCGCCGAGGCGGAGGCCACCAAGACCCGGGGTACGGCCACCGCCGCCGCCACCCGGGCCACCGGTGAGGCCGAGGCCGCCGCCGCCCAGGCGAAGGGTCTCGCGGAGGCCGAGGCGACCAGGGCCCAGGGTCTCGCGGAGGCGGAGGCCATCAAGGCCCGTGCCGCCGCCCTCGCCGAGAACCAGGAGGCGGTCGTCGCGCAGCAACTCGCCGAGAACTGGCCGGAGATCGTCCAGGCCGGCGCGTCCGCCTTCGGCAATGTGGACAACATGGTGCTGCTCAACGGTGCCGACGGCATGGCCGAGATGTTCGCCAAGGCGCTCACCATGGGCGGCACGGGACTGGGCCTCGCGCGACAGCTCCTGTCGTCGATGAACCAGAACGGTCCGGCGCAGAACGGCACTTCGCCCGCGGCCAACGGGGCCGTGGCGCCCGCGTCGCAGAAGATTCCGTTGGAACAGGAGGCTTAG
- a CDS encoding dihydrolipoyl dehydrogenase family protein, protein MTETDSLAYDVVVLGAGPVGENVAGRARAAGLTTAVVESELVGGECSYWACMPSKALLRPVIAQADARRLPGLSQAVQGPLHTPDVLARRDVYTSHWKDDGQVAWLDGIGADLYRGQGRLAGPRTVTVTAADGTVTTLTARHAVAVATGTRAQLPDLPGLAEVGPWTSREATSAEAAPGRLIVVGGGVVATEMATAWQALGSEVTLLVRGKGLLNRMEPFAGELVADALTEAGVDVRTGTSVESVTRENGTVVVVTGTGDRIEADEILFATGRAPHTGDIGLETVGLEPGSWLDTDDTLRVDGSDWLYAVGDVNHRALLTHEGKYQARIAGDAIVARATGSPIGDEPWGPHAATADHYAVPQVVFTDPEAAAVGLSLAEAEQAGHRVRAVDVDFGSVAGAGLYGDGYKGRARMVVDLDEEILRGVTFVGPGVGELLHSATVAVAGRVPVGRLWHAVPSYPTLSEVWLRLLEAYRDN, encoded by the coding sequence ATGACGGAAACGGATTCCCTGGCGTACGACGTCGTAGTGCTCGGTGCCGGTCCCGTGGGGGAGAACGTCGCCGGCCGCGCCCGCGCGGCCGGCCTCACCACCGCGGTCGTGGAGAGCGAGCTGGTCGGAGGGGAGTGCTCGTACTGGGCCTGCATGCCCAGTAAGGCGCTGCTCAGGCCGGTCATCGCGCAGGCGGACGCCCGCCGCCTTCCCGGCCTGAGCCAGGCGGTCCAGGGCCCCCTGCACACCCCCGACGTCCTCGCCCGGCGGGACGTGTACACCTCCCACTGGAAGGACGACGGCCAGGTCGCGTGGCTGGACGGCATCGGCGCCGACCTGTACCGCGGCCAGGGCCGCCTCGCCGGTCCCCGCACGGTCACGGTGACCGCCGCCGACGGCACCGTCACCACCCTCACCGCGCGCCACGCCGTCGCCGTGGCCACCGGCACCCGCGCCCAGCTGCCCGACCTGCCCGGACTGGCCGAGGTCGGGCCCTGGACCAGCCGCGAGGCCACCAGCGCAGAGGCGGCCCCCGGCCGGCTGATCGTGGTCGGCGGCGGTGTCGTCGCCACCGAGATGGCCACCGCCTGGCAGGCCCTCGGCTCGGAGGTCACGCTGCTGGTGCGCGGCAAGGGCCTGCTGAACCGCATGGAGCCCTTCGCCGGCGAACTGGTCGCCGACGCGCTCACCGAGGCGGGCGTCGACGTCCGTACGGGTACCTCCGTCGAGTCCGTCACCCGCGAGAACGGCACGGTCGTGGTCGTCACCGGCACCGGTGACCGCATCGAGGCCGACGAGATCCTCTTCGCCACGGGCCGTGCCCCGCACACCGGCGACATCGGCCTCGAGACCGTCGGCCTGGAACCCGGCTCCTGGCTGGACACCGACGACACCCTCCGCGTCGACGGCAGCGACTGGCTCTACGCGGTGGGCGACGTCAACCACCGTGCCCTCCTCACCCACGAGGGCAAGTACCAGGCCAGGATCGCGGGCGACGCCATCGTGGCGCGCGCCACGGGCAGCCCCATCGGCGACGAGCCCTGGGGTCCCCACGCGGCCACCGCCGACCACTACGCCGTACCCCAGGTCGTCTTCACCGATCCCGAGGCCGCGGCCGTCGGCCTCTCCCTGGCCGAGGCGGAACAGGCCGGTCACCGCGTCCGCGCCGTCGACGTCGACTTCGGCTCGGTCGCGGGCGCCGGCCTGTACGGCGACGGCTACAAGGGCCGCGCCCGCATGGTCGTCGACCTCGACGAGGAGATCCTGCGCGGCGTCACCTTCGTCGGCCCCGGCGTCGGCGAACTGCTCCACTCCGCGACCGTCGCCGTCGCCGGCCGCGTCCCGGTCGGCCGCCTGTGGCACGCCGTACCGTCCTATCCCACCCTCAGCGAGGTGTGGCTGCGGCTGCTGGAGGCCTACCGGGACAACTGA
- a CDS encoding TetR/AcrR family transcriptional regulator produces the protein MLYAGFMSSALPPFPEPQDPFGAPQLLEVGPLPEEACLRADAARNRARLLEAAARLIAEHGVDGVTMEAVAAAAQVGKGTVFRRFGDRTGLLTALLDHSSRTLQADFLFGPPPLGPGAPPLDRLRAFGVAVLHRSAEQLDLQLAAQPEACRRFSHPTVQALRTHVTMLLRRILPDADCDLLAQALLAYLDPALIHHLTRQCEMPMERLEAGWTDLVTRVTGASTTG, from the coding sequence ATGCTTTACGCTGGCTTCATGTCCAGCGCCCTGCCGCCCTTCCCCGAGCCTCAGGACCCCTTCGGCGCACCTCAGCTGCTGGAGGTGGGTCCGCTCCCGGAGGAGGCGTGCCTGCGGGCGGACGCGGCCCGCAACCGGGCCCGGCTGCTGGAGGCCGCCGCCCGGCTGATCGCCGAGCACGGCGTCGACGGCGTCACCATGGAAGCGGTGGCGGCGGCGGCCCAGGTCGGCAAGGGCACGGTCTTCCGCCGCTTCGGCGACCGCACCGGGCTGCTGACGGCACTGCTCGACCACTCGTCCCGCACCCTGCAGGCGGACTTCCTCTTCGGGCCGCCCCCGCTGGGCCCCGGGGCGCCGCCCCTCGACCGGCTGCGGGCGTTCGGCGTGGCCGTGCTCCACCGCTCCGCCGAGCAACTCGACCTGCAGCTGGCCGCGCAGCCCGAGGCCTGCCGCCGGTTCTCCCACCCCACGGTCCAGGCGCTGCGCACGCACGTCACGATGCTGCTGCGCCGGATCCTGCCGGACGCCGACTGCGACCTGCTCGCCCAGGCGCTGCTCGCCTATCTCGATCCGGCCCTGATCCACCACCTCACCCGGCAGTGCGAGATGCCCATGGAGCGGCTGGAGGCCGGCTGGACCGACCTCGTCACCCGCGTGACGGGCGCGTCGACCACCGGCTGA
- a CDS encoding alpha/beta hydrolase translates to MPLVPPPFDPELAACLEQNKEVISPGLTPDEIGPAREEANADLLGLLDLTMDGAFTFEDRTVPGHEGAPEVSLLICRPTSGGTGTPLPVIYFVHGGGMVLGTNRAGVDGPLSWALEVGAVVVSVEYRLAPEHPYPAQIDDVYAGFRWTAAHAGEIGGDPARIVIAGSSAGGGLGAALALLLRDRQGPPAIGQLLMSPMLDDHNDTVSSRQMAGIGVWDRTANETAWTAVLGDRRGGPDVPPYASPARATDLSGLPPAFLDVGSAETFRDEVVAYASRIWQYGGDAELHVWPGGFHGFDTFAPDTALSRAARTTQLNWLTRLLNR, encoded by the coding sequence ATGCCCCTGGTCCCGCCCCCGTTCGACCCCGAACTCGCCGCCTGCCTGGAGCAGAACAAGGAGGTCATCTCGCCCGGTCTCACCCCGGACGAGATCGGCCCGGCGCGGGAGGAGGCGAACGCCGACCTGCTCGGGCTGCTCGACCTCACGATGGACGGTGCCTTCACGTTCGAGGACCGCACCGTGCCGGGCCACGAGGGCGCCCCGGAGGTGTCCCTCCTCATCTGCCGCCCCACGTCCGGCGGCACCGGGACACCGCTGCCGGTGATCTACTTCGTCCACGGCGGCGGCATGGTCCTCGGCACCAACCGGGCCGGCGTGGACGGCCCGCTGAGCTGGGCTCTGGAGGTGGGGGCGGTGGTGGTCTCCGTGGAGTACCGGCTGGCACCGGAACACCCCTACCCGGCGCAGATCGACGACGTGTACGCCGGGTTCCGGTGGACGGCCGCGCATGCCGGGGAGATCGGCGGTGACCCCGCCCGGATCGTCATCGCGGGCTCCAGCGCGGGCGGCGGCCTGGGCGCCGCGCTCGCACTGCTGCTGCGGGACCGGCAGGGACCGCCGGCGATCGGCCAGCTCCTGATGTCGCCGATGCTCGACGACCACAACGACACCGTCTCCAGTCGCCAGATGGCCGGCATCGGCGTCTGGGACCGCACCGCCAACGAAACCGCCTGGACCGCGGTGCTGGGCGACCGCCGAGGCGGCCCCGACGTCCCCCCGTACGCCTCCCCCGCCCGCGCGACCGACCTCTCCGGCCTGCCGCCCGCCTTCCTCGACGTCGGCTCCGCGGAGACGTTCCGGGACGAGGTGGTGGCCTACGCGTCCCGGATCTGGCAGTACGGCGGCGACGCCGAACTCCACGTCTGGCCGGGCGGCTTCCACGGCTTCGACACCTTCGCCCCCGACACGGCCCTCTCCCGAGCGGCCCGGACAACCCAACTGAACTGGCTGACCAGACTCCTGAACCGCTGA